One window from the genome of Magnolia sinica isolate HGM2019 chromosome 4, MsV1, whole genome shotgun sequence encodes:
- the LOC131243574 gene encoding uncharacterized protein LOC131243574 isoform X2 gives MDRFQQKKKSSVGEVNSQIKKRMRTSDMGLDSSLSSSANKENLSAFEVNQSSSKSVSGTSMKMLLADEMSKELEFKPRSPSVIARLMGLDAIPAQQDKQPKEIPKNYLRRTASVGSQGKSPSHKDRSFWIHNNEQQEFKKVLETLKLEMRKNWPVQKGIGFQNPSEPKMAFIRPKFMDAKCLSTDENIWQSKEFHDSFEVFSLESNKDLFLKFLQEPDSFFTKPLNDLQAIPTPQSRHRTVVKASKGTKYENTRMSGKLERKMEGHMQMQKDMIISPQEHGDCHDSHHKHTAYVSPNLSKSSFEGKTDTSPLPTRIVVLKPSRGKAQNTAKVISSPSSSTSSHLGYRKHGEFQRTDNRQLFPESRHRVKSVNNVELVRNRTKGSREIARKVTQKMRQCVTSNGSINVTTIGLKGYSGDESSYSKSGNGSASDSEALIRTPSHFYGLNNRYIHSPSYSTESSVSKEAKKHLSERWKRTHKFHDLGGQANRGSSTLGEMLALPDREIRLPILDSITGQDGSGDGSVGNKLLRVWDCPLGISSKDVCKNACPTNLRRSNSLPASNSVCRSPKRSIRQGALGRDGSFVLKEEAIDLGPGKPSKENIINQKESSSPRKIKFSSKKRRSFPRACIENKPTIPDIRVSSDELKNRLEESYEFEPKVMAPEPCVGDSDDAKQKDIVSAACDQNVLNLKEMSLEHPRVESHCHVRESDLSQSSKETGHHNPVSLFEVEAASSKCFEDISADLHGLRMQLQLLKLESVEETSLQASEIIILSDNDNGEGYTGLPGDKGEFSEMSRDEENRDFSFLLDMLIYSGFHGADHEMHFQTWYSPVFPLGPDVFEKLEEKYGKQEAWPRSERRLLFDRINSALVEIVRQVRDLLPWVKPKSRRMRFAWGGEALAGEVWQLLVRCEKGGRGDFPVPLVGWSELGDEVDRIGREIERLLMDELLGEFVPVLSSCGDM, from the exons ATGGATCGGTTTCAACAGAAGAAGAAATCATCGGTCGGAGAAG taaATAGTCAAATTAAGAAGCGAATGCGTACATCGGATATGGGACTGGATTCTAGTTTATCTAGTAGTGCTAATAAGGAAAATTTG TCTGCCTTTGAAGTGAATCAAAGTTCTTCGAAGAGTGTCAGTGGAACATCCATGAAGATGCTACTAGCTGATGAAATGTCAAAAGAACTGGAATTTAAACCGCGTTCACCGAGTGTAATTGCAAGATTGATGGGTCTTGATGCGATTCCAGCTCAGCAGGACAAACAGCCAAAAGAGATCCCTAAAAATTATTTGCGAAGAACAGCATCAGTAGGGTCTCAAGGGAAATCTCCATCACACAAGGACCgttcattttggatacataacaATGAGCAGCAAGAATTCAAGAAAGTCCTGGAGACATTGAAGCTTGAGATGCGCAAGAACTGGCCGGTTCAAAAGGGAATCGGGTTCCAGAATCCCAGTGAGCCAAAAATGGCTTTCATAAGGCCGAAGTTTATGGATGCCAAATGCCTCTCGACTGATGAAAACATTTGGCAGTCCAAGGAATTTCATGATTCATTTGAAGTTTTTTCTCTAGAATCGAATAAAGATCTCTTCCTGAAATTTCTCCAAGAACCTGATTCTTTCTTCACAAAGCCTCTCAATGATCTTCAGGCCATTCCAACTCCCCAATCTAGGCACAGAACTGTTGTAAAAGCATCAAAGGGTACTAAGTACGAAAACACCAGAATGAGTGGGAAATTGGAGAGAAAGATGGAAGGACACATGCAGATGCAGAAGGATATGATAATCTCTCCTCAGGAACATGGAGATTGTCATGACAGCCATCACAAACACACTGCTTATGTTTCACCTAACTTGTCGAAGTCATCATTTGAAGGAAAGACTGACACTAGCCCTCTCCCTACAAGGATTGTTGTTCTAAAGCCGAGTCGAGGAAAGGCACAAAACACAGCCAAAGTTATTTCATCGCCAAGCTCCTCAACAAGTTCTCATCTTGGCTATAGAAAGCATGGAGAATTCCAACGAACTGATAACCGGCAGTTGTTTCCAGAATCAAGGCATCGGGTGAAATCAGTTAATAATGTGGAACTTGTGAGGAATAGAACTAAAGGTTCGAGAGAAATTGCTAGGAAAGTCACTCAGAAAATGAGACAGTGTGTAACCAGCAATGGCTCTATAAATGTGACAACCATCGGACTGAAAGGATATTCTGGGGATGAAAGCTCATATAGTAAATCAGGAAATGGTTCTGCAAGTGACTCTGAGGCATTGATACGGACACCTAGTCACTTCTATGGCTTGAATAATAGGTATATCCACTCACCATCTTATTCAACCGAGTCATCTGTGAGCAAGGAGGCCAAGAAGCATCTCTCTGAGCGGTGGAAGAGGACTCACAAGTTTCACGATTTGGGTGGACAGGCCAACAGGGGTTCAAGTACCTTGGGTGAAATGCTTGCACTACCCGATAGAGAAATCAGGCTGCCAATCTTGGATTCTATCACTGGTCAGGATGGATCCGGTGACGGATCTGTTGGAAACAAGCTGCTCAGAGTATGGGATTGTCCTTTGGGTATTAGCAGTAAGGATGTCTGCAAGAATGCATGCCCTACAAATTTACGACGGTCTAACTCTCTACCAGCTTCAAATTCTGTTTGCCGAAGTCCAAAACGGAGCATCAGACAAGGAGCTCTTGGCAGAGATGGCAGTTTTGTGCTGAAAGAGGAGGCAATCGATCTGGGTCCTGGCAAACCTTCTAAGGAGAACATTATCAACCAAAAAGAAAGTTCATCCCCTCGAAAAATAAAATTTAGCAGTAAGAAAAGACGATCTTTTCCCAGAGCGTGCATAGAGAATAAGCCCACTATACCCGACATACGTGTGAGTTCTGATGAACTGAAGAACAGACTTGAGGAAAGCTATGAGTTCGAACCCAAGGTCATGGCTCCTGAACCATGTGTTGGTGATAGTGATGATGCAAAGCAGA AAGATATAGTCTCTGCAGCTTGTGATCAGAATGTTTTGAATTTAAAG GAAATGTCCCTGGAGCACCCTCGGGTGGAGTCTCATTGCCATGTAAGAGAATCAGATCTTTCTCAAAGCTCCAAAGAAACTGGACATCACAATCCTGTTTCTTTGTTTGAAGTAGAAGCAGCCAGTTCTAAATGCTTTGAAGACATCAGTGCAGATCTCCATG GACTCAGGATGCAGCTTCAACTTCTCAAGTTGGAATCAGTCGAGGAGACGTCCTTGCAAGCATCAGAGATCATTATCTTGAGTGATAATGACAATGGAGAAGGATACACTGGTCTTCCAGGAGACAAGGGAGAATTCTCTGAAATGTCTAGAGATGAGGAGAATAGAGACTTCTCCTTCCTACTGGATATGCTTATTTACTCAGGTTTTCATGGTgctgaccatgaaatgcatttccAAACATGGTACTCACCAGTATTCCCATTGGGCCCAGATGTGTTTGAGAAGCTGGAGGAGAAATATGGCAAGCAGGAGGCATGGCCACGATCAGAAAGGAGGCTCTTGTTTGACCGTATAAATTCAGCATTGGTGGAGATTGTTAGGCAAGTCAGGGACTTGCTCCCATGGGTAAAACCAAAAAGTAGAAGGATGAGGTTTGCATGGGGAGGTGAAGCGCTTGCAGGAGAGGTGTGGCAGTTGCTGGTTAGGTGTGAGAAGGGAGGGAGAGGGGATTTCCCTGTGCCATTGGTGGGGTGGTCGGAGTTAGGAGACGAAGTTGATAGAATAGGTAGAGAAATAGAGAGGCTCTTGATGGATGAGCTGTTGGGAGAATTTGTCCCTGTGCTCTCATCTTGTGGAGATATGTAA
- the LOC131243574 gene encoding uncharacterized protein LOC131243574 isoform X1 translates to MDRFQQKKKSSVGEVNSQIKKRMRTSDMGLDSSLSSSANKENLSAFEVNQSSSKSVSGTSMKMLLADEMSKELEFKPRSPSVIARLMGLDAIPAQQDKQPKEIPKNYLRRTASVGSQGKSPSHKDRSFWIHNNEQQEFKKVLETLKLEMRKNWPVQKGIGFQNPSEPKMAFIRPKFMDAKCLSTDENIWQSKEFHDSFEVFSLESNKDLFLKFLQEPDSFFTKPLNDLQAIPTPQSRHRTVVKASKGTKYENTRMSGKLERKMEGHMQMQKDMIISPQEHGDCHDSHHKHTAYVSPNLSKSSFEGKTDTSPLPTRIVVLKPSRGKAQNTAKVISSPSSSTSSHLGYRKHGEFQRTDNRQLFPESRHRVKSVNNVELVRNRTKGSREIARKVTQKMRQCVTSNGSINVTTIGLKGYSGDESSYSKSGNGSASDSEALIRTPSHFYGLNNRYIHSPSYSTESSVSKEAKKHLSERWKRTHKFHDLGGQANRGSSTLGEMLALPDREIRLPILDSITGQDGSGDGSVGNKLLRVWDCPLGISSKDVCKNACPTNLRRSNSLPASNSVCRSPKRSIRQGALGRDGSFVLKEEAIDLGPGKPSKENIINQKESSSPRKIKFSSKKRRSFPRACIENKPTIPDIRVSSDELKNRLEESYEFEPKVMAPEPCVGDSDDAKQIADSTTVAEKEVVKIPFNAHENQLQEPATCIKLAKDIVSAACDQNVLNLKEMSLEHPRVESHCHVRESDLSQSSKETGHHNPVSLFEVEAASSKCFEDISADLHGLRMQLQLLKLESVEETSLQASEIIILSDNDNGEGYTGLPGDKGEFSEMSRDEENRDFSFLLDMLIYSGFHGADHEMHFQTWYSPVFPLGPDVFEKLEEKYGKQEAWPRSERRLLFDRINSALVEIVRQVRDLLPWVKPKSRRMRFAWGGEALAGEVWQLLVRCEKGGRGDFPVPLVGWSELGDEVDRIGREIERLLMDELLGEFVPVLSSCGDM, encoded by the exons ATGGATCGGTTTCAACAGAAGAAGAAATCATCGGTCGGAGAAG taaATAGTCAAATTAAGAAGCGAATGCGTACATCGGATATGGGACTGGATTCTAGTTTATCTAGTAGTGCTAATAAGGAAAATTTG TCTGCCTTTGAAGTGAATCAAAGTTCTTCGAAGAGTGTCAGTGGAACATCCATGAAGATGCTACTAGCTGATGAAATGTCAAAAGAACTGGAATTTAAACCGCGTTCACCGAGTGTAATTGCAAGATTGATGGGTCTTGATGCGATTCCAGCTCAGCAGGACAAACAGCCAAAAGAGATCCCTAAAAATTATTTGCGAAGAACAGCATCAGTAGGGTCTCAAGGGAAATCTCCATCACACAAGGACCgttcattttggatacataacaATGAGCAGCAAGAATTCAAGAAAGTCCTGGAGACATTGAAGCTTGAGATGCGCAAGAACTGGCCGGTTCAAAAGGGAATCGGGTTCCAGAATCCCAGTGAGCCAAAAATGGCTTTCATAAGGCCGAAGTTTATGGATGCCAAATGCCTCTCGACTGATGAAAACATTTGGCAGTCCAAGGAATTTCATGATTCATTTGAAGTTTTTTCTCTAGAATCGAATAAAGATCTCTTCCTGAAATTTCTCCAAGAACCTGATTCTTTCTTCACAAAGCCTCTCAATGATCTTCAGGCCATTCCAACTCCCCAATCTAGGCACAGAACTGTTGTAAAAGCATCAAAGGGTACTAAGTACGAAAACACCAGAATGAGTGGGAAATTGGAGAGAAAGATGGAAGGACACATGCAGATGCAGAAGGATATGATAATCTCTCCTCAGGAACATGGAGATTGTCATGACAGCCATCACAAACACACTGCTTATGTTTCACCTAACTTGTCGAAGTCATCATTTGAAGGAAAGACTGACACTAGCCCTCTCCCTACAAGGATTGTTGTTCTAAAGCCGAGTCGAGGAAAGGCACAAAACACAGCCAAAGTTATTTCATCGCCAAGCTCCTCAACAAGTTCTCATCTTGGCTATAGAAAGCATGGAGAATTCCAACGAACTGATAACCGGCAGTTGTTTCCAGAATCAAGGCATCGGGTGAAATCAGTTAATAATGTGGAACTTGTGAGGAATAGAACTAAAGGTTCGAGAGAAATTGCTAGGAAAGTCACTCAGAAAATGAGACAGTGTGTAACCAGCAATGGCTCTATAAATGTGACAACCATCGGACTGAAAGGATATTCTGGGGATGAAAGCTCATATAGTAAATCAGGAAATGGTTCTGCAAGTGACTCTGAGGCATTGATACGGACACCTAGTCACTTCTATGGCTTGAATAATAGGTATATCCACTCACCATCTTATTCAACCGAGTCATCTGTGAGCAAGGAGGCCAAGAAGCATCTCTCTGAGCGGTGGAAGAGGACTCACAAGTTTCACGATTTGGGTGGACAGGCCAACAGGGGTTCAAGTACCTTGGGTGAAATGCTTGCACTACCCGATAGAGAAATCAGGCTGCCAATCTTGGATTCTATCACTGGTCAGGATGGATCCGGTGACGGATCTGTTGGAAACAAGCTGCTCAGAGTATGGGATTGTCCTTTGGGTATTAGCAGTAAGGATGTCTGCAAGAATGCATGCCCTACAAATTTACGACGGTCTAACTCTCTACCAGCTTCAAATTCTGTTTGCCGAAGTCCAAAACGGAGCATCAGACAAGGAGCTCTTGGCAGAGATGGCAGTTTTGTGCTGAAAGAGGAGGCAATCGATCTGGGTCCTGGCAAACCTTCTAAGGAGAACATTATCAACCAAAAAGAAAGTTCATCCCCTCGAAAAATAAAATTTAGCAGTAAGAAAAGACGATCTTTTCCCAGAGCGTGCATAGAGAATAAGCCCACTATACCCGACATACGTGTGAGTTCTGATGAACTGAAGAACAGACTTGAGGAAAGCTATGAGTTCGAACCCAAGGTCATGGCTCCTGAACCATGTGTTGGTGATAGTGATGATGCAAAGCAGATTGCTGACTCTACCACAGTTGCTGAAAAAGAGGTGGTGAAAATTCCTTTCAATGCCCATGAAAACCAGCTACAGGAACCAGCCACTTGTATCAAACTAGCGAAAGATATAGTCTCTGCAGCTTGTGATCAGAATGTTTTGAATTTAAAG GAAATGTCCCTGGAGCACCCTCGGGTGGAGTCTCATTGCCATGTAAGAGAATCAGATCTTTCTCAAAGCTCCAAAGAAACTGGACATCACAATCCTGTTTCTTTGTTTGAAGTAGAAGCAGCCAGTTCTAAATGCTTTGAAGACATCAGTGCAGATCTCCATG GACTCAGGATGCAGCTTCAACTTCTCAAGTTGGAATCAGTCGAGGAGACGTCCTTGCAAGCATCAGAGATCATTATCTTGAGTGATAATGACAATGGAGAAGGATACACTGGTCTTCCAGGAGACAAGGGAGAATTCTCTGAAATGTCTAGAGATGAGGAGAATAGAGACTTCTCCTTCCTACTGGATATGCTTATTTACTCAGGTTTTCATGGTgctgaccatgaaatgcatttccAAACATGGTACTCACCAGTATTCCCATTGGGCCCAGATGTGTTTGAGAAGCTGGAGGAGAAATATGGCAAGCAGGAGGCATGGCCACGATCAGAAAGGAGGCTCTTGTTTGACCGTATAAATTCAGCATTGGTGGAGATTGTTAGGCAAGTCAGGGACTTGCTCCCATGGGTAAAACCAAAAAGTAGAAGGATGAGGTTTGCATGGGGAGGTGAAGCGCTTGCAGGAGAGGTGTGGCAGTTGCTGGTTAGGTGTGAGAAGGGAGGGAGAGGGGATTTCCCTGTGCCATTGGTGGGGTGGTCGGAGTTAGGAGACGAAGTTGATAGAATAGGTAGAGAAATAGAGAGGCTCTTGATGGATGAGCTGTTGGGAGAATTTGTCCCTGTGCTCTCATCTTGTGGAGATATGTAA